In Peromyscus maniculatus bairdii isolate BWxNUB_F1_BW_parent chromosome 9, HU_Pman_BW_mat_3.1, whole genome shotgun sequence, one genomic interval encodes:
- the Fezf2 gene encoding LOW QUALITY PROTEIN: fez family zinc finger protein 2 (The sequence of the model RefSeq protein was modified relative to this genomic sequence to represent the inferred CDS: deleted 1 base in 1 codon), protein MASSASLETMVPPACPRAGASPATSKTLAFSIERIMAKTSEPRAPFEPRPAALEADGSQSKKLLNLCSPLPCMIPLQPLGYEVPSKTLLSYSEFWKSSLRAGGGGGGGSGGGAPVCGASGLCKTNCGVCCKAELGLAPSALPAGRVIKPQVINQAVGLPASGSLYYFNYLDSTAYPPSELLGGHLFPSGLLNAQAPASLAAHPKLFLLENAKLASLTADKFPHPAPYPHKERLPAPLEQVLKENSALTADRGGVKSHSKLPGGSTDSKPKNFTCEVCGKVFNAHYNLTRHMPVHTGARPFVCKVCGKGFRQASTLCRHKIIHTQEKPHKCNQCGKAFNRSSTLNTHIRIHAGYKPFVCEFCGKGFHQKGNYKNHKLTHSGEKQYKCTICNKAFHQVYNLTFHMHTHNDKKPFTCATCGKGFCRNFDLKKHVRKLHDSVGPATAPSAKDLARTVQS, encoded by the exons ATGGCCAGCTCAGCTTCCCTGGAGACCATGGTGCCCCCGGCCTGCCCGCGCGCTGGAGCGTCACCAGCCACTTCTAAAACACTAGCCTTCTCCATCGAGCGCATCATGGCCAAGACGTCTGAGCCCCGAGCGCCTTTTGAGCCGCGGCCTGCTGCACTAGAGGCAGACGGCAGCCAGAGCAAGAAACTGCTCAACCTCTGCTCGCCGCTGCCCTGTATGATCCCCCTCCAGCCTCTAGGCTACGAGGTGCCGTCCAAGACACTGCTCAGTTACTCGGagttctggaaaagcagcctccGGGCGGGCGGcggtggaggaggaggcagcggc GGGGGGGCCCCAGTGTGCGGCGCCAGCGGCTTGTGCAAAACCAACTGTGGCGTATGCTGCAAGGCCGAACTGGGCCTGGCGCCGTCTGCGCTGCCGGCCGGCAGGGTCATCAAGCCGCAGGTCATCAACCAGGCGGTGGGGCTGCCGGCCAGCGGCTCGCTCTACTACTTCAACTACCTGGACTCCACTGCTTACCCACCGTCGGAGCTCCTCGGCGGCCACCTTTTCCCATCTGGCCTCCTCAACGCACAGGCCCCCGCTTCCCTGGCGGCTCACCCCAAGCTCTTTCTGCTGGAGAATGCCAAACTGGCCAGCCTGACTGCGGACAAGTTCCCCCATCCAGCTCCCTATCCCCATAAGGAGCGCTTGCCTGCGCCGCTGGAGCAGGTGCTGAAGGAGAACTCGGCCTTGACCGCTGACCGAGGGGGCGTCAAGAGCCACAGCAAACTCCCAGGGGGCTCGACTGACAGCAAACCCAAAAACTTCACCTGCGAAGTGTGCGGCAAG GTCTTTAATGCTCACTATAACCTCACCCGCCACATGCCTGTCCACACCGGAGCTAGACCGTTTGTGTGCAAAGTCTGTGGCAAAGGCTTCCGCCAGGCCAGCACTCTCTGCAGACACAAAATTATCCACACCCAG GAAAAGCCACATAAGTGTAACCAGTGCGGCAAAGCCTTCAACCGCAGCTCCACGCTCAACACGCACATCCGCATCCACGCGGGCTACAAGCCCTTCGTCTGCGAATTTTGCGGCAAAGGCTTTCACCAAAAAG GGAACTACAAAAACCACAAACTCACCCACAGCGGCGAGAAACAGTACAAATGCACCATCTGCAACAAGGCCTTTCACCAGGTCTACAACCTCAccttccacatgcacacccacaacgACAAGAAGCCGTTCACGTGCGCCACTTGTGGCAAAGGTTTTTGCAGAAACTTTGACTTAAAGAAACATGTGCGCAAACTTCATGACAGCGTGGGTCCAGCCACCGCCCCCTCTGCAAAGGACCTGGCCAGGACAGTTCAGAGCTGA